One genomic window of Salvia miltiorrhiza cultivar Shanhuang (shh) chromosome 4, IMPLAD_Smil_shh, whole genome shotgun sequence includes the following:
- the LOC131019532 gene encoding BTB/POZ and MATH domain-containing protein 3 isoform X2, with the protein MIVNPGEPYIALASSSVSVTGEPYIVIDSSSRSINETVNGTHHFTIRGYSLAKGMGPGKYVSSDTFNIGGYDWAIYFYPDGKNPDDSSAYVSVFIALASEGTDVRALFELALLDQSGKGKHKVHSHFDRALESGPYTLKYRGSMWGYKRFFRRTALETSDFLKDDCLSMHCTVGVVRTRVEGPKLYSVHVPPSDMGQSLKHLLDAELGCDVVFKVEKESFKAHKLVLAARSPVFRAQFFGLVGNPNSDKVELEDVEPSIFKALLHFIYSDELPDFTEIVDSTPASSAIMMQHLLAAADRFGLDRLKLLCEAKLCEEFSTDTVATTLSLAEQHHCPQLKSICLKFAATNLGGAASPDLIEEMSKLQLMKSEGFKHLEQSCPSLLSELLETVALADEKPNLVSGKKRSGSSIFALDLAADAVAESVNPNGRRMRRRG; encoded by the exons ATGATCGTCAACCCCGGCGAACCCTACATCGCGCTCGCCTCGAGTTCCGTATCGGTCACCGGCGAACCCTACATCGTGATCGACTCCAGCTCGAGGTCGATCAACGAGACGGTGAATGGGACGCACCACTTTACCATCCGCGGCTACTCTCTGGCGAAAGGCATGGGCCCCGGAAAGTACGTTTCTTCTGACACCTTCAACATCGGAGGCTACGATTGGGCAATTTACTTCTATCCCGATGGGAAAAACCCCGATGATTCGTCCGCATACGTGTCGGTTTTCATCGCGTTAGCGAGCGAGGGCACCGATGTGAGGGCGCTGTTTGAGCTTGCTCTTTTGGATCAGAGTGGGAAGGGGAAGCATAAGGTGCATAGTCATTTCGATCGGGCGCTCGAGAGCGGGCCTTATACGCTCAAGTACAGAGGAAGCATGTG GGGTTATAAGCGGTTTTTCAGAAGGACTGCCTTAGAAACTTCTGATTTTCTGAAGGATGATTGTCTCTCCATGCATTGCACTGTGGGAGTCGTTCGAACTCGCGTTGAGGGACCAAAATTGTACAGTGTTCACGTCCCCCCATCAGATATGGGTCAGAGTCTCAAGCATTTGCTGGATGCTGAACTTGGTTGTGATGTAGTTTTCAAAGTTGAAAAGGAGTCATTCAAGGCCCATAAGTTAGTACTGGCTGCCCGTTCTCCAGTATTTAGAGCTCAATTCTTCGGACTTGTTGGAAATCCTAATAGTGACAAGGTGGAACTGGAAGATGTTGAACCATCCATTTTCAAG GCTTTGCTTCATTTTATTTACTCTGACGAACTTCCTGATTTCACTGAAATCGTTGATTCAACGCCTGCTTCTTCTGCGATCATGATGCAACATCTATTGGCTGCTGCTGACCGCTTTGGTTTAGATAGGTTGAAATTATTATGTGAAGCAAAATTATGTGAAGAGTTCAGCACTGATACAGTGGCAACAACTCTTTCCCTGGCAGAGCAGCATCACTGCCCACAGCTCAAGTCCATATGTTTAAAATTTGCTGCAACAAACTTGGGAG GGGCAGCATCTCCAGACCTCATTGAGGAGATGTCGAAATTACAGT TGATGAAATCAGAAGGATTCAAGCACTTGGAACAGAGCTGTCCCTCACTGTTGTCGGAGCTGCTGGAAACAGTGGCATTGGCGGATGAGAAGCCGAATCTCGTATCAGGTAAGAAAAGGAGCGGCAGCAGCATCTTTGCACTGGATTTGGCAGCAGATGCCGTTGCAGAATCTGTGAACCCTAATGGCCGTCGGATGCGGAGAAGGGGCTAG
- the LOC131019534 gene encoding uncharacterized protein LOC131019534 isoform X2, which produces MQKGYKRIWSSGSLGLGLYLLWLIMHLIVSAWYFAVDLMNSLESYLISSGFLKQYKDLDISKVKYMAVVLDSEEALDTRNVLELLRWLAAMGLRNVCLYDPEGVLKRSKDALSLWLRSELKSNGTNRDALVEQKHMNLEVISFTDGKHAVARAANFLLKKHYLNADGEKPELTESDMADALAAIGYAAPEPDLMLIYGPVRCHLGFPAWRLRYTEIVHMGPLKSMKFGAFIKAIRRYTMVRQNYGT; this is translated from the exons ATGCAGAAGGGGTACAAAAGGATATGGTCG AGTGGCAGCCTTGGCCTTGGCCTTTACTTACTCTGGCTTATCATGCATCTGATTGTGAGCGCATGGTACTTTGCCGTGGATTTGATGAACTCGCTTGAGAGCTACCTTATCTCCAGTGGTTTCCTGAAGCAGTATAAAGATCTTGACATCAGTAAAGTTAAGTACATGGCTGTTGTTCTGGACAGTGAAGAAGCTCTTGACACTCGCAATGTTCTTGAGCTACTGCGGTGGCTGGCGGCTATGGGTTTGAGAAATGTATGCCTCTATGATCCAGAAG GAGTGCTAAAGAGATCCAAAGATGCTCTCTCTCTATGGTTGAGAAGTGAATTAAAGTCGAAT GGAACTAACAGGGATGCACTTGTTGAGCAGAAACACATGAACTTGGAAGTTATTTCTTTTACTGATGGGAAACATGCAGTTGCAAGAGCAGCAAATTTTCTTCTGAAGAAACATTATTTGAATGCCGATGGTGAGAAACCAGAGTTGACGGAGTCTGATATGGCAGATGCTCTTGCAGCAATAG GATATGCGGCACCCGAACCCGACTTGATGTTGATTTATGGACCTGTGAGATGCCACCTGGGTTTCCCGGCATGGAGACTTCGTTATACTGAGATTGT GCACATGGGACCCCTTAAGTCCATGAAATTTGGTGCCTTCATAAAAGCCATTCGTAGGTACACTATGGTGCGTCAGAACTACG GTACATGA
- the LOC131019532 gene encoding BTB/POZ and MATH domain-containing protein 3 isoform X4 has translation MIVNPGEPYIALASSSVSVTGEPYIVIDSSSRSINETVNGTHHFTIRGYSLAKGMGPGKYVSSDTFNIGGYDWAIYFYPDGKNPDDSSAYVSVFIALASEGTDVRALFELALLDQSGKGKHKVHSHFDRALESGPYTLKYRGSMWGYKRFFRRTALETSDFLKDDCLSMHCTVGVVRTRVEGPKLYSVHVPPSDMGQSLKHLLDAELGCDVVFKVEKESFKAHKLVLAARSPVFRAQFFGLVGNPNSDKVELEDVEPSIFKALLHFIYSDELPDFTEIVDSTPASSAIMMQHLLAAADRFGLDRLKLLCEAKLCEEFSTDTVATTLSLAEQHHCPQLKSICLKFAATNLGVMKSEGFKHLEQSCPSLLSELLETVALADEKPNLVSGKKRSGSSIFALDLAADAVAESVNPNGRRMRRRG, from the exons ATGATCGTCAACCCCGGCGAACCCTACATCGCGCTCGCCTCGAGTTCCGTATCGGTCACCGGCGAACCCTACATCGTGATCGACTCCAGCTCGAGGTCGATCAACGAGACGGTGAATGGGACGCACCACTTTACCATCCGCGGCTACTCTCTGGCGAAAGGCATGGGCCCCGGAAAGTACGTTTCTTCTGACACCTTCAACATCGGAGGCTACGATTGGGCAATTTACTTCTATCCCGATGGGAAAAACCCCGATGATTCGTCCGCATACGTGTCGGTTTTCATCGCGTTAGCGAGCGAGGGCACCGATGTGAGGGCGCTGTTTGAGCTTGCTCTTTTGGATCAGAGTGGGAAGGGGAAGCATAAGGTGCATAGTCATTTCGATCGGGCGCTCGAGAGCGGGCCTTATACGCTCAAGTACAGAGGAAGCATGTG GGGTTATAAGCGGTTTTTCAGAAGGACTGCCTTAGAAACTTCTGATTTTCTGAAGGATGATTGTCTCTCCATGCATTGCACTGTGGGAGTCGTTCGAACTCGCGTTGAGGGACCAAAATTGTACAGTGTTCACGTCCCCCCATCAGATATGGGTCAGAGTCTCAAGCATTTGCTGGATGCTGAACTTGGTTGTGATGTAGTTTTCAAAGTTGAAAAGGAGTCATTCAAGGCCCATAAGTTAGTACTGGCTGCCCGTTCTCCAGTATTTAGAGCTCAATTCTTCGGACTTGTTGGAAATCCTAATAGTGACAAGGTGGAACTGGAAGATGTTGAACCATCCATTTTCAAG GCTTTGCTTCATTTTATTTACTCTGACGAACTTCCTGATTTCACTGAAATCGTTGATTCAACGCCTGCTTCTTCTGCGATCATGATGCAACATCTATTGGCTGCTGCTGACCGCTTTGGTTTAGATAGGTTGAAATTATTATGTGAAGCAAAATTATGTGAAGAGTTCAGCACTGATACAGTGGCAACAACTCTTTCCCTGGCAGAGCAGCATCACTGCCCACAGCTCAAGTCCATATGTTTAAAATTTGCTGCAACAAACTTGGGAG TGATGAAATCAGAAGGATTCAAGCACTTGGAACAGAGCTGTCCCTCACTGTTGTCGGAGCTGCTGGAAACAGTGGCATTGGCGGATGAGAAGCCGAATCTCGTATCAGGTAAGAAAAGGAGCGGCAGCAGCATCTTTGCACTGGATTTGGCAGCAGATGCCGTTGCAGAATCTGTGAACCCTAATGGCCGTCGGATGCGGAGAAGGGGCTAG
- the LOC131019532 gene encoding BTB/POZ and MATH domain-containing protein 3 isoform X3, with protein sequence MIVNPGEPYIALASSSVSVTGEPYIVIDSSSRSINETVNGTHHFTIRGYSLAKGMGPGKYVSSDTFNIGGYDWAIYFYPDGKNPDDSSAYVSVFIALASEGTDVRALFELALLDQSGKGKHKVHSHFDRALESGPYTLKYRGSMWGYKRFFRRTALETSDFLKDDCLSMHCTVGVVRTRVEGPKLYSVHVPPSDMGQSLKHLLDAELGCDVVFKVEKESFKAHKLVLAARSPVFRAQFFGLVGNPNSDKVELEDVEPSIFKALLHFIYSDELPDFTEIVDSTPASSAIMMQHLLAAADRFGLDRLKLLCEAKLCEEFSTDTVATTLSLAEQHHCPQLKSICLKFAATNLGVVMKSEGFKHLEQSCPSLLSELLETVALADEKPNLVSGKKRSGSSIFALDLAADAVAESVNPNGRRMRRRG encoded by the exons ATGATCGTCAACCCCGGCGAACCCTACATCGCGCTCGCCTCGAGTTCCGTATCGGTCACCGGCGAACCCTACATCGTGATCGACTCCAGCTCGAGGTCGATCAACGAGACGGTGAATGGGACGCACCACTTTACCATCCGCGGCTACTCTCTGGCGAAAGGCATGGGCCCCGGAAAGTACGTTTCTTCTGACACCTTCAACATCGGAGGCTACGATTGGGCAATTTACTTCTATCCCGATGGGAAAAACCCCGATGATTCGTCCGCATACGTGTCGGTTTTCATCGCGTTAGCGAGCGAGGGCACCGATGTGAGGGCGCTGTTTGAGCTTGCTCTTTTGGATCAGAGTGGGAAGGGGAAGCATAAGGTGCATAGTCATTTCGATCGGGCGCTCGAGAGCGGGCCTTATACGCTCAAGTACAGAGGAAGCATGTG GGGTTATAAGCGGTTTTTCAGAAGGACTGCCTTAGAAACTTCTGATTTTCTGAAGGATGATTGTCTCTCCATGCATTGCACTGTGGGAGTCGTTCGAACTCGCGTTGAGGGACCAAAATTGTACAGTGTTCACGTCCCCCCATCAGATATGGGTCAGAGTCTCAAGCATTTGCTGGATGCTGAACTTGGTTGTGATGTAGTTTTCAAAGTTGAAAAGGAGTCATTCAAGGCCCATAAGTTAGTACTGGCTGCCCGTTCTCCAGTATTTAGAGCTCAATTCTTCGGACTTGTTGGAAATCCTAATAGTGACAAGGTGGAACTGGAAGATGTTGAACCATCCATTTTCAAG GCTTTGCTTCATTTTATTTACTCTGACGAACTTCCTGATTTCACTGAAATCGTTGATTCAACGCCTGCTTCTTCTGCGATCATGATGCAACATCTATTGGCTGCTGCTGACCGCTTTGGTTTAGATAGGTTGAAATTATTATGTGAAGCAAAATTATGTGAAGAGTTCAGCACTGATACAGTGGCAACAACTCTTTCCCTGGCAGAGCAGCATCACTGCCCACAGCTCAAGTCCATATGTTTAAAATTTGCTGCAACAAACTTGGGAG TAGTGATGAAATCAGAAGGATTCAAGCACTTGGAACAGAGCTGTCCCTCACTGTTGTCGGAGCTGCTGGAAACAGTGGCATTGGCGGATGAGAAGCCGAATCTCGTATCAGGTAAGAAAAGGAGCGGCAGCAGCATCTTTGCACTGGATTTGGCAGCAGATGCCGTTGCAGAATCTGTGAACCCTAATGGCCGTCGGATGCGGAGAAGGGGCTAG
- the LOC131019534 gene encoding uncharacterized protein LOC131019534 isoform X1 codes for MLEMDFFHLATFLRTIESKALELGDRMQKGYKRIWSSGSLGLGLYLLWLIMHLIVSAWYFAVDLMNSLESYLISSGFLKQYKDLDISKVKYMAVVLDSEEALDTRNVLELLRWLAAMGLRNVCLYDPEGVLKRSKDALSLWLRSELKSNGTNRDALVEQKHMNLEVISFTDGKHAVARAANFLLKKHYLNADGEKPELTESDMADALAAIGYAAPEPDLMLIYGPVRCHLGFPAWRLRYTEIVHMGPLKSMKFGAFIKAIRRYTMVRQNYGT; via the exons ATGCTGGAGATGGATTTCTTTCATCTGGCCACTTTCCTTCGCACGATCGAATCAAA AGCTTTGGAATTAGGGGATCGGATGCAGAAGGGGTACAAAAGGATATGGTCG AGTGGCAGCCTTGGCCTTGGCCTTTACTTACTCTGGCTTATCATGCATCTGATTGTGAGCGCATGGTACTTTGCCGTGGATTTGATGAACTCGCTTGAGAGCTACCTTATCTCCAGTGGTTTCCTGAAGCAGTATAAAGATCTTGACATCAGTAAAGTTAAGTACATGGCTGTTGTTCTGGACAGTGAAGAAGCTCTTGACACTCGCAATGTTCTTGAGCTACTGCGGTGGCTGGCGGCTATGGGTTTGAGAAATGTATGCCTCTATGATCCAGAAG GAGTGCTAAAGAGATCCAAAGATGCTCTCTCTCTATGGTTGAGAAGTGAATTAAAGTCGAAT GGAACTAACAGGGATGCACTTGTTGAGCAGAAACACATGAACTTGGAAGTTATTTCTTTTACTGATGGGAAACATGCAGTTGCAAGAGCAGCAAATTTTCTTCTGAAGAAACATTATTTGAATGCCGATGGTGAGAAACCAGAGTTGACGGAGTCTGATATGGCAGATGCTCTTGCAGCAATAG GATATGCGGCACCCGAACCCGACTTGATGTTGATTTATGGACCTGTGAGATGCCACCTGGGTTTCCCGGCATGGAGACTTCGTTATACTGAGATTGT GCACATGGGACCCCTTAAGTCCATGAAATTTGGTGCCTTCATAAAAGCCATTCGTAGGTACACTATGGTGCGTCAGAACTACG GTACATGA
- the LOC131019532 gene encoding BTB/POZ and MATH domain-containing protein 3 isoform X5: protein MIVNPGEPYIALASSSVSVTGEPYIVIDSSSRSINETVNGTHHFTIRGYSLAKGMGPGKYVSSDTFNIGGYDWAIYFYPDGKNPDDSSAYVSVFIALASEGTDVRALFELALLDQSGKGKHKVHSHFDRALESGPYTLKYRGSMWGYKRFFRRTALETSDFLKDDCLSMHCTVGVVRTRVEGPKLYSVHVPPSDMGQSLKHLLDAELGCDVVFKVEKESFKAHKLVLAARSPVFRAQFFGLVGNPNSDKVELEDVEPSIFKALLHFIYSDELPDFTEIVDSTPASSAIMMQHLLAAADRFGLDRLKLLCEAKLCEEFSTDTVATTLSLAEQHHCPQLKSICLKFAATNLGGACSP, encoded by the exons ATGATCGTCAACCCCGGCGAACCCTACATCGCGCTCGCCTCGAGTTCCGTATCGGTCACCGGCGAACCCTACATCGTGATCGACTCCAGCTCGAGGTCGATCAACGAGACGGTGAATGGGACGCACCACTTTACCATCCGCGGCTACTCTCTGGCGAAAGGCATGGGCCCCGGAAAGTACGTTTCTTCTGACACCTTCAACATCGGAGGCTACGATTGGGCAATTTACTTCTATCCCGATGGGAAAAACCCCGATGATTCGTCCGCATACGTGTCGGTTTTCATCGCGTTAGCGAGCGAGGGCACCGATGTGAGGGCGCTGTTTGAGCTTGCTCTTTTGGATCAGAGTGGGAAGGGGAAGCATAAGGTGCATAGTCATTTCGATCGGGCGCTCGAGAGCGGGCCTTATACGCTCAAGTACAGAGGAAGCATGTG GGGTTATAAGCGGTTTTTCAGAAGGACTGCCTTAGAAACTTCTGATTTTCTGAAGGATGATTGTCTCTCCATGCATTGCACTGTGGGAGTCGTTCGAACTCGCGTTGAGGGACCAAAATTGTACAGTGTTCACGTCCCCCCATCAGATATGGGTCAGAGTCTCAAGCATTTGCTGGATGCTGAACTTGGTTGTGATGTAGTTTTCAAAGTTGAAAAGGAGTCATTCAAGGCCCATAAGTTAGTACTGGCTGCCCGTTCTCCAGTATTTAGAGCTCAATTCTTCGGACTTGTTGGAAATCCTAATAGTGACAAGGTGGAACTGGAAGATGTTGAACCATCCATTTTCAAG GCTTTGCTTCATTTTATTTACTCTGACGAACTTCCTGATTTCACTGAAATCGTTGATTCAACGCCTGCTTCTTCTGCGATCATGATGCAACATCTATTGGCTGCTGCTGACCGCTTTGGTTTAGATAGGTTGAAATTATTATGTGAAGCAAAATTATGTGAAGAGTTCAGCACTGATACAGTGGCAACAACTCTTTCCCTGGCAGAGCAGCATCACTGCCCACAGCTCAAGTCCATATGTTTAAAATTTGCTGCAACAAACTTGGGAGGTGCGTGTAGTCCGTAG
- the LOC131019532 gene encoding BTB/POZ and MATH domain-containing protein 3 isoform X1, with translation MIVNPGEPYIALASSSVSVTGEPYIVIDSSSRSINETVNGTHHFTIRGYSLAKGMGPGKYVSSDTFNIGGYDWAIYFYPDGKNPDDSSAYVSVFIALASEGTDVRALFELALLDQSGKGKHKVHSHFDRALESGPYTLKYRGSMWGYKRFFRRTALETSDFLKDDCLSMHCTVGVVRTRVEGPKLYSVHVPPSDMGQSLKHLLDAELGCDVVFKVEKESFKAHKLVLAARSPVFRAQFFGLVGNPNSDKVELEDVEPSIFKALLHFIYSDELPDFTEIVDSTPASSAIMMQHLLAAADRFGLDRLKLLCEAKLCEEFSTDTVATTLSLAEQHHCPQLKSICLKFAATNLGGAASPDLIEEMSKLQLVMKSEGFKHLEQSCPSLLSELLETVALADEKPNLVSGKKRSGSSIFALDLAADAVAESVNPNGRRMRRRG, from the exons ATGATCGTCAACCCCGGCGAACCCTACATCGCGCTCGCCTCGAGTTCCGTATCGGTCACCGGCGAACCCTACATCGTGATCGACTCCAGCTCGAGGTCGATCAACGAGACGGTGAATGGGACGCACCACTTTACCATCCGCGGCTACTCTCTGGCGAAAGGCATGGGCCCCGGAAAGTACGTTTCTTCTGACACCTTCAACATCGGAGGCTACGATTGGGCAATTTACTTCTATCCCGATGGGAAAAACCCCGATGATTCGTCCGCATACGTGTCGGTTTTCATCGCGTTAGCGAGCGAGGGCACCGATGTGAGGGCGCTGTTTGAGCTTGCTCTTTTGGATCAGAGTGGGAAGGGGAAGCATAAGGTGCATAGTCATTTCGATCGGGCGCTCGAGAGCGGGCCTTATACGCTCAAGTACAGAGGAAGCATGTG GGGTTATAAGCGGTTTTTCAGAAGGACTGCCTTAGAAACTTCTGATTTTCTGAAGGATGATTGTCTCTCCATGCATTGCACTGTGGGAGTCGTTCGAACTCGCGTTGAGGGACCAAAATTGTACAGTGTTCACGTCCCCCCATCAGATATGGGTCAGAGTCTCAAGCATTTGCTGGATGCTGAACTTGGTTGTGATGTAGTTTTCAAAGTTGAAAAGGAGTCATTCAAGGCCCATAAGTTAGTACTGGCTGCCCGTTCTCCAGTATTTAGAGCTCAATTCTTCGGACTTGTTGGAAATCCTAATAGTGACAAGGTGGAACTGGAAGATGTTGAACCATCCATTTTCAAG GCTTTGCTTCATTTTATTTACTCTGACGAACTTCCTGATTTCACTGAAATCGTTGATTCAACGCCTGCTTCTTCTGCGATCATGATGCAACATCTATTGGCTGCTGCTGACCGCTTTGGTTTAGATAGGTTGAAATTATTATGTGAAGCAAAATTATGTGAAGAGTTCAGCACTGATACAGTGGCAACAACTCTTTCCCTGGCAGAGCAGCATCACTGCCCACAGCTCAAGTCCATATGTTTAAAATTTGCTGCAACAAACTTGGGAG GGGCAGCATCTCCAGACCTCATTGAGGAGATGTCGAAATTACAGT TAGTGATGAAATCAGAAGGATTCAAGCACTTGGAACAGAGCTGTCCCTCACTGTTGTCGGAGCTGCTGGAAACAGTGGCATTGGCGGATGAGAAGCCGAATCTCGTATCAGGTAAGAAAAGGAGCGGCAGCAGCATCTTTGCACTGGATTTGGCAGCAGATGCCGTTGCAGAATCTGTGAACCCTAATGGCCGTCGGATGCGGAGAAGGGGCTAG